Proteins encoded by one window of Paenibacillus urinalis:
- a CDS encoding DUF4023 family protein, with protein sequence MDSTHDYVKKLNENAEKQRHNKNNGKGTPGDKLPSKQHSTNK encoded by the coding sequence ATGGATAGCACGCATGACTATGTGAAGAAATTAAACGAAAATGCCGAGAAACAACGCCATAACAAAAATAATGGCAAAGGCACGCCTGGCGATAAGCTCCCGTCCAAGCAGCACAGTACCAATAAGTAA
- a CDS encoding 5' nucleotidase, NT5C type → MTKPVIAVDMDDTICHFIRRAIFHNNNDFPTHPLRYEDMIDWNTDHLRHPDSTHDVFFNRPRIYEELELFDEHVVAEMEKIHEAYDLIIVTAGDPSSAAEKWKWLQKHMPFISLQQLFVCKRKSLIEYDLLIDDGMHNLLPAIERGKKVLCIPHPWNLKALEQYKVPVMESWEGAKKRIDSIFNME, encoded by the coding sequence ATGACGAAGCCCGTAATAGCAGTAGACATGGACGATACGATATGTCATTTCATCAGAAGAGCAATATTTCATAACAACAATGATTTTCCGACACATCCATTACGTTATGAAGACATGATCGACTGGAACACGGATCACCTGCGACATCCAGACAGTACTCATGATGTATTCTTTAACCGGCCGCGAATTTACGAAGAGCTGGAGTTATTTGATGAGCATGTGGTAGCCGAGATGGAGAAGATTCATGAAGCATATGATCTGATTATCGTGACGGCGGGGGACCCTTCATCGGCAGCGGAGAAGTGGAAATGGCTGCAGAAGCATATGCCGTTTATTTCCTTACAGCAGTTGTTTGTGTGTAAAAGGAAATCTCTGATCGAATATGATCTTCTCATCGATGATGGTATGCATAATCTATTGCCCGCCATAGAGCGAGGGAAGAAGGTTCTCTGTATCCCTCATCCATGGAATCTAAAGGCACTGGAGCAGTACAAAGTACCTGTGATGGAATCATGGGAAGGTGCCAAAAAAAGAATTGATTCGATCTTCAATATGGAGTAA
- a CDS encoding DinB family protein encodes MNSRHEVLFEQLNTYRLELLHLVQDLTEEEAEMIPKGFNNNMRWNLGHIILDQYLWIRILTKEELLVSNAFNQWFGYGTSPAQFTADTPSLPELVALLKEQPGVIRETYKDRMEEEFAPTEMGMHTIEQVLIRTIFHEGLHLGAIIALKRQIRK; translated from the coding sequence ATGAACAGCAGACATGAGGTATTATTTGAACAGTTGAATACATATCGGTTGGAGCTGCTACATCTTGTGCAGGACCTTACCGAAGAAGAAGCAGAGATGATTCCGAAGGGCTTCAATAACAATATGAGATGGAATCTGGGGCATATTATTCTTGATCAGTATTTATGGATACGTATACTTACTAAGGAAGAGCTGTTGGTATCAAATGCATTTAATCAGTGGTTCGGTTATGGAACAAGCCCGGCCCAGTTCACTGCAGATACCCCATCCTTGCCTGAGCTGGTCGCTCTATTGAAGGAACAACCTGGTGTGATCAGGGAGACATACAAGGATCGAATGGAAGAAGAGTTTGCTCCTACAGAGATGGGAATGCACACCATTGAGCAAGTGCTCATCCGAACTATTTTTCATGAAGGACTACATCTGGGTGCGATTATAGCATTAAAGAGACAGATCAGAAAATAA
- the metE gene encoding 5-methyltetrahydropteroyltriglutamate--homocysteine S-methyltransferase, giving the protein MVKSSILGYPRIGAQREWKKALEAYWAGKLEEAAFHEQLREIRLSHLIKQKEQGIDLIPVGDFSYYDQVLDTAAMFGIVPQRFTYDGGTVPLSVYYGIARGTKEATASEMTKWFNTNYHYIVPELDGAAPALTENKPLIAYKEAKEALGIEGKPVIIGPLTFLKLSKGYKEGELDQWIEQLLPLYSQILQELSNEGVEWVQVDEPILVTKLDSQDIQRLQKIYSTFAAAAPKLRIMLQTYFESVENYGDIIQLPVQGIGLDLVHGYSGNVKSLEKYGFPQDKVLGAGIIDGRGIWKAALRDKLAQLQEISKWVSEDRLIIQSSCSLLHVPVSLASEIALAPELKGALAFADEKLIELVLLTKGINQGSEAIQAELDDCDVALSALEQSPDRKRNDIREQVAAISSVNPERSQPFSKRHLLQQDKWNLPLLPTTTIGSFPQSADVRKARRLWRKGEWSDSKYEGFIEEQIDTWIHLQEEIGLDVLVHGEFERTDMVEFFGEKLGGFAFTQNGWVQSYGSRCVKPPVIFGDIRFEEPMTVKETKYAQSKTSRPVKGMLTGPITIMNWSFVRDDISREQIAYQLAYALRQEVEALELAGIGMIQVDEPAVREGLPLKEEEQAEYLAWSVKAFRLTTSTVKDSTQIHTHMCYCEFHDMIDSIEDMDADVISIETSRSHGELIHSFEDNTYKLGIGLGVYDIHSPRVPKVEEMTSMIDRALRVLDPKLFWINPDCGLKTRGTEETVQSLKHMVEATKAAREKYEVSIK; this is encoded by the coding sequence ATGGTAAAGAGCAGCATATTAGGTTATCCACGAATTGGGGCACAGAGAGAATGGAAAAAAGCACTAGAGGCTTATTGGGCAGGCAAGCTTGAAGAAGCCGCGTTTCATGAACAATTGCGAGAGATTCGCTTAAGTCATTTAATCAAACAAAAAGAACAAGGAATCGACCTGATTCCTGTCGGTGACTTCAGCTATTACGATCAAGTGCTGGATACGGCTGCAATGTTCGGTATCGTTCCACAGCGCTTTACATATGATGGCGGCACGGTTCCCCTCTCTGTGTATTACGGGATTGCTCGCGGAACGAAAGAGGCAACTGCAAGTGAAATGACAAAATGGTTCAATACGAATTATCACTATATCGTTCCGGAATTGGACGGAGCAGCTCCAGCACTTACAGAAAATAAACCTCTCATTGCTTACAAAGAAGCGAAGGAAGCTCTCGGCATTGAAGGCAAACCGGTCATTATTGGACCGCTTACCTTCCTGAAGCTGTCCAAAGGATACAAGGAAGGAGAGCTGGATCAATGGATCGAGCAGCTGCTCCCGCTATATAGTCAAATCCTTCAGGAATTGTCGAATGAGGGTGTGGAATGGGTGCAGGTTGATGAACCTATCCTAGTAACGAAGCTGGATTCACAGGATATTCAGCGGCTGCAGAAGATCTACAGCACTTTTGCAGCTGCAGCGCCTAAGCTGAGAATTATGCTTCAAACCTATTTTGAATCCGTTGAGAACTATGGGGATATCATTCAGCTGCCGGTTCAAGGGATTGGACTTGATCTTGTTCATGGATATTCAGGCAATGTAAAGTCGCTTGAGAAATACGGATTCCCTCAGGACAAAGTACTTGGAGCTGGCATTATCGACGGCCGCGGGATTTGGAAAGCCGCTTTGCGTGACAAGCTCGCACAGCTGCAAGAAATCAGCAAATGGGTATCTGAGGATCGTCTCATTATCCAATCTTCCTGCAGCCTGCTTCATGTACCAGTATCACTAGCAAGTGAAATAGCTCTCGCTCCCGAACTGAAAGGCGCATTAGCCTTCGCTGATGAGAAGCTGATTGAGCTGGTTCTTCTAACCAAGGGGATCAATCAAGGGAGCGAGGCAATCCAAGCAGAGCTTGACGATTGTGATGTGGCTCTCAGTGCGCTGGAACAGTCACCAGATCGCAAGCGTAACGATATTCGTGAGCAGGTCGCTGCCATTAGCTCCGTCAATCCAGAGAGAAGTCAGCCATTCTCGAAACGTCACCTGCTTCAACAGGATAAATGGAATTTACCGCTGCTTCCGACAACGACGATTGGCAGCTTCCCGCAATCGGCTGATGTACGAAAAGCGCGCAGACTCTGGCGTAAGGGCGAGTGGAGCGACAGCAAATATGAAGGCTTCATCGAGGAGCAGATCGATACATGGATCCATCTGCAAGAAGAGATTGGACTGGACGTGCTTGTTCACGGTGAGTTTGAACGGACAGACATGGTTGAATTTTTCGGTGAGAAGCTGGGTGGATTCGCCTTCACTCAGAACGGCTGGGTACAGTCCTACGGCTCTCGCTGCGTGAAGCCGCCTGTCATCTTCGGAGACATTCGATTTGAAGAACCGATGACGGTAAAAGAAACCAAGTATGCCCAATCCAAAACATCACGTCCTGTTAAAGGGATGCTGACGGGTCCGATTACCATCATGAACTGGTCCTTTGTGAGAGATGACATTTCAAGAGAACAGATCGCCTATCAGCTTGCTTACGCACTTAGACAAGAGGTTGAAGCGCTTGAACTAGCGGGCATTGGAATGATTCAAGTCGATGAGCCTGCAGTACGTGAAGGACTTCCTCTAAAAGAAGAAGAGCAGGCAGAATACTTGGCTTGGTCAGTGAAGGCATTCCGTTTGACTACAAGTACGGTGAAGGACTCCACCCAAATTCATACCCATATGTGCTACTGCGAATTCCATGATATGATTGATTCGATTGAAGATATGGACGCAGATGTCATTTCGATCGAGACATCACGCAGTCACGGTGAGCTTATTCATAGCTTCGAGGATAATACTTACAAGCTGGGCATTGGACTTGGTGTCTACGATATTCACAGCCCGCGTGTTCCGAAGGTAGAAGAAATGACCTCTATGATTGACCGTGCTCTGCGCGTGCTGGACCCTAAATTATTCTGGATCAATCCCGATTGTGGTTTGAAAACAAGAGGAACCGAAGAAACGGTACAATCACTGAAGCATATGGTGGAAGCAACCAAAGCAGCTCGTGAAAAATACGAGGTTTCCATTAAGTAA